In one window of Bemisia tabaci chromosome 6, PGI_BMITA_v3 DNA:
- the LOC109043684 gene encoding protein TEX261, with protein MWFFYLLSWLSTTIQVCFITLAVAAGLYYLAELVEEFTVISKKIITWMTLATIICYIGFILFEDLPKTLIICGISSQVTHLLILQTFPFFTITSPTFIVAVILLFVNHYLAFDYFSSVYHPFSEVMAYFTLCLWLVPCALFVSLSANENILPTVAETRPLLGNDNDVVSNYFSRRCKKYGLLSFFNYAKESVLPQRSKKAF; from the exons ATGTGGTTTTTCTACCTCCTAAGCTGGCTATCTACAACGATTCAAGTTTGTTTCATCACGCTAGCCGTTG CTGCTGGACTGTATTACTTAGCCGAGCTAGTTGAAGAATTCACTGTCATATCAAAGAAAATCATCACTTGGATGACCCTT gCAACAATAATCTGTTATATTGGATTTATTTTGTTCGAAGATCTTCCAAAGACATTGATCATTTGTGGGATATCTAGTCAAGTAACTCATCTGCTCATCCTTCAGACTTTTCCTTTCTTTACCATAACGTCTCCCACTTTCATAGTCGCTGTGATTTTACTCTTCGTGAACCATTATCTAGCATTCGACTATTTCAGCAGTGTTTATCATCCCTTCTCTGAG GTAATGGCATATTTCACTCTTTGTCTGTGGCTTGTTCCTTGTGCCCTCTTTGTATCATTATCAGCAAACGAGAATATTCTTCCAACTGTCGCTGAAACTCGGCCACTTCTAG GTAATGACAATGATGTTGTTAGCAATTATTTCTCAAGGAGATGCAAGAAATATGGTCTTCTGAGTTTCTTCAACTATGCCAAAGAGTCTGTCCTACCTCAGCGCAGTAAAAAAGCCTTTTAA